The Sandaracinaceae bacterium genome includes a window with the following:
- a CDS encoding DUF4215 domain-containing protein, which translates to MNQLCARGARSMFLGGFALLVALCLTPSRSSAQIVVGPYTFSGPEAFADAVTYTGTCGGGSGYPSGPCIDNVLGHSPSVCNANMRCTPGDYGDLAFTDVPIVNGPGVDVVIFDSRFSADGYSVAAEVPAGSGSFTPFAVWSPTEQVDTGERGCGTGSLWGVPVDLSRLGVALGATVTVLRVGAADTGSGCQADLTMAAVLNGGSVGCRSDADCNDGNPCTTDTCVGTACTYAPASGPGCSTCGDGVVEPGEDCDDGGESATCDADCTAAACGDGTVNATAGEGCDDGGESATCDADCTGVSCGDGVTNTTAGETCDDAGPSATCDADCTAAMCGDGVTNMAAGEACDDAGVSATCDADCSAAMCGDGVLNMAAGEACDDGGESAGCDADCSLPMCGDGVTNMTAGEACDDAGESPTCNMDCSAAMCGDGVLNVMAGEVCDEAGETATCDVDCSAPACGDGVLNVSAGEACDDGGESMLCDADCTESECGDGTQNPTAGESCDDGNTISGDGCSALCVSEACGNSVVDEGESCDDGGASETCDEDCTEAVCGDGVRNDLAGEDCDDAGESEACDDDCTEAICGDGLVNATAGEECDDGNTVSGDGCSSACVPDGVDGGTVDGGSADGGGLADAGPADASVTGRPSGSGCSCSVGASRASLAPLGLPLGLFLLWVARRRRRAAR; encoded by the coding sequence ATGAACCAGCTCTGCGCGCGTGGCGCACGGTCGATGTTCCTGGGCGGCTTCGCGCTGCTCGTGGCCCTGTGCCTGACTCCGAGCCGGTCGTCCGCGCAGATCGTCGTCGGTCCCTACACCTTCTCCGGGCCGGAGGCGTTCGCGGACGCCGTGACGTACACCGGCACGTGCGGCGGCGGCAGCGGCTACCCCAGCGGCCCGTGCATCGACAACGTGCTCGGTCACTCGCCGAGCGTGTGCAACGCCAACATGCGCTGCACCCCGGGTGACTACGGCGATCTCGCCTTCACCGACGTGCCGATCGTGAACGGCCCCGGCGTCGACGTCGTGATCTTCGACTCGCGCTTCTCGGCCGACGGGTACTCGGTCGCGGCGGAGGTGCCGGCCGGCTCGGGCTCCTTCACCCCGTTCGCGGTGTGGAGCCCCACCGAACAGGTGGACACGGGCGAGCGGGGATGCGGCACCGGCTCTCTGTGGGGCGTGCCCGTGGATCTGTCGCGCCTCGGCGTCGCGCTGGGGGCCACCGTCACCGTGCTCCGGGTCGGGGCCGCGGACACGGGCAGCGGCTGCCAGGCCGATCTGACGATGGCCGCGGTGCTCAACGGGGGCAGCGTCGGTTGCCGAAGCGACGCGGACTGCAACGACGGCAACCCCTGCACCACCGACACGTGCGTCGGCACCGCCTGCACCTATGCGCCGGCGAGCGGCCCGGGCTGCTCGACCTGCGGCGATGGCGTCGTCGAGCCGGGCGAGGACTGCGACGACGGCGGCGAGTCCGCCACCTGCGACGCCGACTGCACGGCGGCCGCGTGTGGCGACGGCACGGTGAACGCGACGGCGGGGGAGGGCTGCGACGACGGCGGCGAGTCCGCCACCTGCGACGCCGACTGCACGGGGGTCAGCTGCGGGGACGGCGTGACGAACACGACGGCGGGTGAGACCTGCGACGACGCCGGCCCGTCGGCGACCTGTGACGCGGACTGCACGGCCGCGATGTGCGGAGACGGCGTGACGAACATGGCCGCGGGCGAGGCCTGCGACGACGCGGGCGTCTCGGCGACCTGCGACGCGGACTGCTCGGCCGCGATGTGCGGCGACGGCGTGCTCAACATGGCCGCGGGCGAGGCCTGCGACGACGGGGGCGAGTCGGCGGGCTGCGACGCGGACTGCTCGCTGCCCATGTGCGGCGACGGCGTGACCAACATGACCGCGGGCGAGGCCTGTGACGACGCGGGCGAGTCGCCCACCTGCAACATGGACTGCTCCGCCGCGATGTGTGGCGACGGAGTGCTCAACGTCATGGCCGGCGAGGTCTGCGACGAGGCGGGCGAGACCGCGACCTGCGACGTGGACTGCTCGGCCCCCGCGTGCGGCGACGGCGTGCTCAACGTCAGCGCGGGCGAGGCCTGCGACGACGGAGGCGAGTCCATGCTCTGCGACGCGGACTGCACGGAGTCGGAGTGCGGGGACGGAACGCAGAACCCCACGGCCGGCGAGTCCTGCGACGACGGCAACACGATCTCCGGCGACGGCTGCAGCGCGCTCTGCGTGAGCGAGGCGTGCGGGAACTCGGTGGTGGACGAGGGCGAGAGCTGCGACGACGGCGGCGCCTCCGAGACCTGCGACGAGGACTGCACGGAGGCGGTCTGCGGCGACGGAGTGCGCAACGACCTCGCCGGGGAGGACTGCGACGACGCCGGCGAGAGCGAGGCGTGCGACGACGACTGCACCGAGGCCATTTGCGGAGACGGGCTCGTCAACGCCACGGCGGGCGAGGAGTGCGACGACGGCAACACGGTGAGCGGTGACGGCTGCTCCTCCGCGTGCGTGCCGGACGGTGTGGACGGAGGCACTGTGGATGGAGGCAGCGCCGATGGAGGCGGCCTGGCGGACGCGGGGCCGGCCGACGCGTCCGTGACGGGTCGACCGTCCGGCAGCGGATGCAGCTGCTCCGTGGGCGCGTCGCGCGCGTCGCTCGCTCCGCTCGGCCTGCCGCTCGGACTCTTCCTGCTGTGGGTCGCGCGCCGTCGGCGCCGCGCCGCCCGGTAG
- a CDS encoding M20/M25/M40 family metallo-hydrolase yields the protein MVDPSLDAALTAAVEERFEREQVAFLAELVSQPSCTREPEDVEAAARLVDARAHALGLTQHTHVDPDGHWAPHRVYETPAVGERTRCLALIGHVDTVFPRAMGFLGFERDEDVARGPGVLDMKSGLSAMLFALDAVRSTAPDFFAKLPVRVIVVSDEEVGSPSSSRLYAKLAPLISEALVFECGRAEDGIVTSRKGGGRYVIEATGRGAHAGLSHDEGVNAIAALAHVIEPIEALTDYARGVTLNVGLIAGGTSTNTVPERARLEVDGRVIDPAHAVEIDAKIREIVARPGLPARLADATLTVEGGFHRPPMVATDANRALMRRYAAQAEAVGLGAPEAPLQGGGSDANLLAAAGVPCIDGLGPWGQGAHRTSEWCSLDSLRRRTEALARFLARTSAVTDEP from the coding sequence ATGGTCGATCCGTCGTTGGACGCCGCGCTCACCGCCGCCGTGGAGGAGCGCTTCGAGCGCGAGCAAGTCGCCTTCCTCGCGGAGCTGGTCTCGCAGCCGAGCTGCACGCGTGAGCCGGAGGACGTGGAGGCGGCGGCGCGCCTGGTCGACGCGCGCGCCCACGCGCTCGGGCTCACCCAGCACACCCACGTCGACCCGGACGGTCACTGGGCGCCGCACCGCGTCTACGAGACGCCGGCCGTCGGAGAGCGAACCCGCTGCCTCGCGCTGATCGGGCACGTCGACACGGTGTTCCCCCGCGCCATGGGCTTCCTCGGCTTCGAGCGCGACGAGGACGTGGCGCGCGGGCCGGGCGTGCTCGACATGAAGTCGGGCCTCAGCGCGATGCTCTTCGCCCTCGACGCGGTCCGCAGCACCGCGCCGGACTTCTTCGCCAAGCTGCCGGTGCGCGTGATCGTGGTGAGCGACGAGGAGGTCGGCTCGCCGTCCTCGAGCCGGCTCTACGCCAAGCTGGCCCCGCTCATCTCGGAGGCGTTGGTGTTCGAGTGCGGCCGCGCGGAGGACGGGATCGTCACCTCGCGCAAGGGCGGCGGGCGCTACGTGATCGAGGCGACGGGGCGCGGCGCCCACGCGGGGCTCAGCCATGACGAGGGCGTCAACGCGATCGCGGCGCTCGCCCACGTGATCGAGCCCATCGAGGCGCTCACCGACTACGCGCGGGGCGTGACGCTGAACGTCGGCCTCATCGCCGGGGGCACCTCCACCAACACCGTGCCCGAGCGCGCGCGCCTCGAGGTGGACGGCCGCGTCATCGACCCGGCGCACGCGGTGGAGATCGACGCGAAGATCCGGGAGATCGTCGCGCGCCCGGGGCTGCCCGCGCGCCTCGCCGACGCGACGCTGACGGTCGAAGGCGGCTTTCACCGCCCTCCCATGGTCGCCACCGACGCCAACCGCGCCCTGATGCGACGCTACGCCGCGCAGGCCGAGGCGGTCGGGCTGGGCGCGCCCGAGGCGCCGCTCCAGGGAGGCGGGAGCGACGCGAACCTCCTCGCGGCGGCTGGCGTGCCCTGCATCGACGGGCTCGGGCCGTGGGGGCAGGGCGCGCATCGGACGAGCGAGTGGTGCAGCCTCGACAGCCTCCGCCGCCGCACGGAGGCGCTGGCCCGATTCCTGGCGAGGACGTCGGCCGTGACCGACGAGCCGTAG
- a CDS encoding serine/threonine-protein kinase, producing the protein MGPDAGITLDRRYALKRLIAKSEHASIFEATHTHLGRTVALRVLTEPGPRDVDALFEEARRLEAVEHPGVVRVHDAAETEGGDIYLVTEAMDGRPLDGLLATRGRFHLEEAIAITLAVGDALAAAHAKGVVHAGLCPSSILHVDKAGRGAAKLIDLGVSPSPMGVLSGPLAAMGYAAPERLSGSVGGPLGDVHALGAILWEMLTEQLPERDGERDVRALRPDIPDEVAFVLERSIAEATHRFADMTQLTAALREVTTSQALPITLPPPARRAHPRAAYVTPVRLRVPGGDSLDGRCEDISEGGLLTLVSGEVETGVEVLARFALPSSGRMVSLPAETRWSREVGGKLAVGLQFIDPGEKIAEDIRAYAEYMGTPVEDEE; encoded by the coding sequence GTGGGACCCGACGCCGGCATCACGCTCGACCGCCGCTACGCGCTGAAGCGGCTGATCGCGAAGTCCGAGCACGCCTCGATCTTCGAGGCGACCCACACCCACCTCGGCCGCACGGTGGCGCTCCGCGTGCTGACCGAGCCGGGCCCGCGGGACGTCGACGCGCTCTTCGAGGAGGCCCGCCGGCTCGAGGCGGTCGAGCACCCCGGCGTGGTCCGCGTGCACGACGCGGCGGAGACGGAAGGCGGCGACATCTACCTCGTCACGGAGGCGATGGACGGCCGCCCGCTCGACGGACTGCTCGCCACGCGGGGGCGCTTTCACCTCGAGGAGGCGATCGCGATCACGCTCGCCGTCGGGGACGCGCTCGCGGCCGCCCACGCGAAGGGCGTGGTGCACGCGGGCCTCTGTCCGTCGAGCATCCTCCATGTCGACAAGGCCGGCCGCGGCGCGGCCAAGCTCATCGACCTCGGCGTGAGCCCGAGCCCCATGGGCGTGCTGAGCGGCCCGCTCGCCGCGATGGGATACGCCGCGCCCGAGCGCCTGTCCGGCTCCGTGGGTGGGCCGCTCGGTGACGTGCACGCGCTCGGCGCGATCCTCTGGGAGATGCTCACGGAACAGCTCCCCGAGCGCGACGGCGAGCGGGACGTGCGCGCGCTCCGGCCGGACATCCCGGACGAGGTGGCCTTCGTGCTCGAGCGCTCGATCGCCGAGGCCACGCACCGCTTCGCCGACATGACGCAGCTGACCGCCGCGCTCCGCGAGGTGACCACGTCGCAGGCGCTCCCCATCACGCTGCCGCCTCCGGCCCGTCGCGCCCACCCGCGCGCGGCCTACGTCACCCCGGTTCGCCTCCGGGTGCCGGGCGGCGACTCGCTCGACGGTCGCTGCGAGGACATCAGCGAGGGCGGCCTGCTGACCCTCGTCTCGGGCGAGGTCGAGACGGGCGTGGAGGTCCTCGCGCGCTTCGCGCTCCCGTCGAGCGGCCGCATGGTCAGCCTCCCCGCGGAGACGCGCTGGAGCCGCGAGGTCGGGGGCAAGCTCGCGGTCGGTCTTCAGTTCATCGATCCGGGGGAGAAGATCGCCGAAGACATCCGCGCCTACGCCGAGTACATGGGCACCCCCGTGGAGGACGAAGAGTGA
- a CDS encoding PilZ domain-containing protein, whose product MSQSVREHARHSLETECVLRAPDGRLLGDRVLDVSWSGARIEALADARVGERATLSLRVPASQVWLDAEAEITRVVRGRRLGDAGVAYGLRLRRMDGMSRVLLGQIARGRPEVSSARGERRDYARTIARIHAE is encoded by the coding sequence GTGAGTCAGTCCGTGCGCGAGCACGCGCGCCACTCGCTCGAGACCGAGTGTGTGCTCCGCGCGCCCGACGGTCGCCTCCTCGGCGATCGCGTGCTGGACGTTTCCTGGAGCGGCGCGCGGATCGAAGCCCTCGCGGACGCCCGGGTGGGTGAGCGCGCCACGCTCAGCCTCCGCGTGCCGGCCTCCCAGGTCTGGCTCGACGCCGAGGCGGAGATCACGCGCGTGGTCCGCGGCCGCCGGCTCGGCGACGCGGGCGTAGCCTACGGCCTGCGTCTGAGGCGCATGGACGGCATGAGCCGCGTCCTGCTCGGGCAGATCGCCCGCGGGCGGCCCGAGGTCTCCTCCGCGCGCGGCGAGCGCCGTGACTACGCGCGCACCATCGCGCGCATCCACGCCGAGTAG